The Astatotilapia calliptera chromosome 17, fAstCal1.2, whole genome shotgun sequence genome has a segment encoding these proteins:
- the LOC113009458 gene encoding E3 ubiquitin-protein ligase TRIM39-like: MATSYLSEDQFLCSICLEVFTDPVTIPCGHNFCKTCITENWNISLCCQCPLCVKVFHSRPELCVNTILSEMVDMFKQSTVKKNGRAEEQQAESGEVSCEVCSETKMKAVKSCLQCLTSYCRTHLEPHRRVTGLKRHQLIDPVKNLEDRMCKEHNRPLELFCKTDRMPVCEFCKQSNHKGHLTIPLKTEYEQKKAEVEAREGKIHQMIRERQKKINNFRELLTCSKEAAEREKTVSEQIFDSLIKCIEESRNQLDGVIEGMQKTTESQAQGFIKELEKEVSELRMNISELEQLSHTGDHLQFLQSLPSLNPVPPTKDWTEVTVHSSYEGTVKKAVAQLEQTLSKEMKKLHDDVELKRVQQYAVDVTLDPDTAHPNLVLSDDGKQVSSCNKRQNFPETPKRCIYYANVLGKQGFSSGRFYYEVQVNEKTQWDLGVANESINRKEKKPLCPKNGYWTIRLRNGNQYKAVVGPSICLSLQAEPQKVGVFVDYEEGLVSFYDVGAAALIYSFTGCNFTEKLYPLFSPCFDEGGANSTPLIISSVLPKH; this comes from the coding sequence ATGGCAACCAGCTATCTGTCTGAAGATCAGTTTCTGTGCTCCATCTGTCTGGAGGTCTTCACTGATCCAGTCACCATCCCGTGTGGACACAACTTCTGCAAGACCTGCATCACAGAAAACTGGAATATTAGTCTCTGCTGTCAGTGTCCACTGTGTGTTAAGGTTTTCCACAGCAGACCAGAGCTGTGCGTCAACACCATCTTATCTGAGATGGTGGATATGTTCAAACAGTCCACCGTAAAGAAAAATGGCAGAGCAGAGGAACAGCAAGCCGAATCAGGAGAAGTTTCATGTGAGGTGTGCAGTGAAACCAAGATGAAGGCTGTGAAGTCCTGCCTGCAGTGTCTGACTTCCTACTGTAGGACTCACCTGGAGCCTCATCGCAGAGTCACAGGCCTGAAAAGGCATCAGCTGATTGATCCTGTAAAGAACCTTGAAGACAGAATGTGTAAGGAGCATAACAGACCTTTAGAGCTCTTCTGCAAGACTGACCGGatgccagtgtgtgaattttGCAAGCAGTCCAATCACAAGGGACATCTCACCATTCCTTTGAAAACAGAATATGAGCAAAAGAAGGCCGAAGTGGAAGCAagagagggtaaaattcatcaGATGatcagagaaagacaaaagaaaataaacaacttCAGAGAATTGTTAACATGCAGCAAggaagctgcagagagagagaaaacagtaAGTGAGCAAATATTTGACAGTCTGATCAAGTGTATAGAAGAAAGTCGGAATCAGCTCGATGGTGTGATCGAAGGGATGCAGAAAACAACAGAGAGCCAGGCTCAAGGCTTCATCAAAGAGCTGGAGAAAGAAGTGTCTGAGCTGAGGATGAACATCTCTgagctggagcagctctcacacactggAGACCACCTCCAGTTTCTCCAGAGTTTACCATCCCTGAACCCTGTTCCACCCACCAAAGACTGGACCGAGGTCACAGTTCACTCGTCATACGAGGGGACTGTGAAGAAAGCTGTTGCTCAGCTGGAGCAGACACTCAGTAAAGAGATGAAGAAGCTGCACGATGATGTGGAGCTGAAGAGGGTTCAGCAGTACGCAGTGGATGTGACTCTGGATCCCGACACAGCACATCCTAACCTCGTCCTGTCCGATGATGGGAAACAAGTATCTAGTTGTAACAAAAGGCAGAATTTCCCCGAGACCCCCAAGAGATGCATTTATTATGCAAATGTTCTGGGAAAGCAGGGGTTTTCCTCAGGAAGATTTTACTATGAAGTTCAGGTCAATGAAAAAACTCAGTGGGATTTAGGAGTGGCCAACGAGTCAATaaacaggaaagagaaaaagcCACTGTGTCCCAAAAATGGCTACTGGACCATTCGGCTGAGAAATGGAAATCAGTACAAAGCTGTTGTTGGCCCCTCAATCTGTCTCAGTCTGCAAGCAGAACCACAGAAAGTGGGCGTGTTTGTGGACTATGAAGAGGGTCTGGTGTCTTTTTATGATgtaggagcagcagctctcatCTACTCCTTTACTGGCTGTAACTTCACTGAGAAACTCTACCCATTATTCAGTCCTTGTTTTGATGAAGGTGGTGCAAACTCCACCCCTCTGATTATCTCTTCTGTTCTTCCAAAACATTAG